Proteins from a single region of Geothrix sp. PMB-07:
- the rpsB gene encoding 30S ribosomal protein S2 — protein MAAIQMKELLEAGAHFGHQTKRWNPKMKKFIFGARNSIYIIDLQKTLRLWNTAANFLTKAAGEGKNFLFVATKPQAQELIAEQAGRCGAFYVNNRWLGGMLTNFSTIKKSLEKFREIEATLADPARTALLSKKELLTLNRTRLKLEASFHGIRDMRALPDVIFVIDPHREDIAVTEAKKLGIKVVGIVDTNCDPDMVDYVIPANDDAIRSILLFSERVADSILEGRQSFRDKGDSEDMKKMMAEKMEVEG, from the coding sequence ATGGCTGCCATCCAGATGAAGGAACTTCTTGAAGCCGGTGCCCACTTCGGACACCAGACCAAGCGTTGGAACCCGAAGATGAAGAAGTTCATCTTCGGCGCCCGCAACAGCATCTACATCATCGACCTCCAGAAGACCCTGCGCCTCTGGAACACCGCCGCCAATTTCCTCACGAAGGCCGCTGGCGAAGGCAAGAACTTCCTCTTCGTGGCCACCAAGCCCCAGGCCCAGGAGCTCATCGCCGAGCAGGCCGGCCGCTGCGGCGCCTTCTACGTCAACAACCGCTGGCTGGGCGGCATGCTGACCAACTTCTCCACCATCAAGAAGAGCCTCGAGAAGTTCCGCGAGATCGAAGCCACCCTGGCGGATCCCGCCCGCACGGCCCTGCTCTCCAAGAAGGAACTGCTCACGCTGAACCGCACCCGCCTGAAGCTGGAAGCCAGCTTCCACGGCATCCGCGACATGCGCGCGCTGCCCGATGTCATCTTCGTCATCGATCCCCATCGCGAAGACATCGCCGTCACCGAGGCCAAGAAGCTCGGCATCAAGGTCGTCGGCATCGTCGACACCAACTGCGATCCCGACATGGTGGATTACGTGATCCCCGCCAATGACGACGCGATCCGCTCCATCCTGCTCTTCTCCGAGCGCGTGGCCGACTCGATCCTCGAGGGCCGCCAGTCCTTCCGCGACAAGGGCGACAGCGAGGACATGAAGAAGATGATGGCCGAAAAGATGGAAGTCGAAGGCTAG
- the rpsI gene encoding 30S ribosomal protein S9 yields the protein MAISQNYGTGRRKSAAARAFLRPGTGKITVNGRSLESYFPNAVLRMMVHQPLVLADLDGKFDMVISVTGGGPAGQASAIRMGISRALLGYNEQLKSLLRGAGLLTRDPRMKERKKPGRKAARRRFQFSKR from the coding sequence ATGGCCATTTCCCAGAACTACGGAACCGGTCGCCGCAAGAGCGCGGCCGCTCGCGCCTTCCTGCGCCCCGGCACCGGCAAGATCACCGTCAACGGTCGCAGCCTCGAAAGCTACTTCCCCAATGCCGTGCTCCGCATGATGGTCCACCAGCCCCTGGTGCTGGCCGATCTCGACGGCAAGTTCGACATGGTCATCAGCGTCACTGGTGGCGGCCCCGCCGGCCAGGCCTCGGCCATCCGCATGGGCATCTCCCGTGCGCTGCTGGGCTACAACGAGCAGCTGAAGTCCCTCCTGCGCGGCGCCGGCCTCCTGACCCGCGATCCCCGCATGAAGGAACGCAAGAAGCCCGGTCGCAAGGCCGCCCGTCGTCGCTTCCAGTTCAGCAAGCGCTAG